A part of Rhodamnia argentea isolate NSW1041297 chromosome 8, ASM2092103v1, whole genome shotgun sequence genomic DNA contains:
- the LOC115752880 gene encoding biotin carboxyl carrier protein of acetyl-CoA carboxylase 2, chloroplastic-like, producing MASYTVPCLKSSSVARLGTTPQIRRQNVEKISLPAYSFGFQWPNGKRLTALKVKAKMNEVTAEKSSSGLDAKSGAAISKESNGSVAKLGGEKIVPDASSISAFMSQVSDLVKLVDTKDIMELQLKQMDCEITIRKKEAIQQPLAAASVVAQPAPVSHAMLLPPPSAAPIPAPSAASAASGSATPALPAPVKQSSSSHPPLKCPMAGTLYRSPAPGEPPFVKVGDKVQKGQVVCIIEAMKLMNEIEADQTGTIAEILVEDGKPVSVDMPLFAIVP from the exons ATGGCTTCGTACACAGTCCCGTGCCTGAAATCTTCCTCGGTAGCTCGTTTGGGGACGACCCCGCAGATTCGGAGGCAAAATGTGGAGAAGATCTCGCTTCCGGCATACTCTTTCGGGTTTCAG TGGCCTAACGGGAAGCGTTTAACTGCATTAAAAGTGAAGGCAAAGATGAATGAG GTAACCGCAGAGAAATCCTCCTCTGGTCTTGATGCAAAGTCCGGAGCTGCTATATCAAAAGAAAGCAATGGTTCTGTAGCAAAACTTGGCGGTGAAAAAATTGTGCCAGATGCATCTTCAATATCAGCATTTATGTCTCAAGTATCTGATCTTGTCAA GCTCGTGGATACAAAGGATATTATGGAATTGCAGCTGAAGCAAATGGATTGTGAGATCACTATAAGGAAGAAAGAAGCAATACAGCAGCCACTGGCAGCTGCTTCTGTGGTAGCACAACCCGCACCTGTTTCCCATGCCATGCTTTTACCTCCACCTTCAGCAGCTCCAATTCCTGCTCCTTCAGCCGCTTCAGCTGCTTCTGGTTCTGCAACACCCGCATTACCCGCCCCTGTAAAACAAAGCAGCTCTTCTCATCCCCCCCTCAAATGTCCCATGGCTGGAACTTTGTACCGGTCTCCTGCTCCTGGTGAACCTCCGTTTGTCAAG GTAGGAGACAAAGTACAGAAAGGCCAGGTGGTTTGCATTATTGAAGCCATGAAGTTGATGAACGAAATTGAG GCTGATCAGACTGGAACAATAGCCGAAATATTGGTAGAGGACGGTAAACCAGTCAGTGTAGATATG CCTCTTTTTGCCATTGTACCATGA